In one Sesamum indicum cultivar Zhongzhi No. 13 linkage group LG12, S_indicum_v1.0, whole genome shotgun sequence genomic region, the following are encoded:
- the LOC105174814 gene encoding probable galacturonosyltransferase 12, with protein sequence MQLHISPSLRHVTVLPGKGVREFMKVKIGSRRLSYRMVFYSVLLAAFLLRFVFVLAAVDNIDGQTGCSTIGCLGKRLGPRILGRRVLESTVPEVIYQVLEEPVDQGGVQLGPEIPQTLEDFIAEMKDERPDAKTFAVKLKAMVTLLEQRTRTAKIQEYLYRHVASSSIPKQLHCLALKLANEHSINANARLQLPSAELVPALVDNSFFHFVLASDNILAASVVASSLAHNSLHPEKVVLHIITDRKTYYPMQAWFSLHPLTPAIIEVKALHHFDWFTKGKVPVLEAMEKDQKVRSQFRGGSSAIVANNTEKPYVIAAKLQALSPKYNSVMNHIRIHLPELFPSLNKVVFLDDDIVVQTDLSPLWDIDMNGKVNGAVETCRGEDKFVMSKRFKSYLNFSHPLIANSFDPNECAWAYGMNIFDLEAWRKTNISRTYHFWLEENLKSDLSLWQLGTLPPGLIAFHGHVHIINPFWHMLGLGYQDNTTIEDAESAGVIHFNGRAKPWLDIAFPQLRPLWTKYVDFSDRFIKSCHIRAS encoded by the exons ATGCAGTTGCATATATCGCCGAGCTTGAGACATGTCACTGTATTGCCTGGAAAAGGTGTTAGGGAGTTTATGAAAGTGAAGATTGGGTCGAGGAGATTGTCGTATCGCATGGTTTTCTACTCAGTTTTGCTCGCTGCGTTTCTTCTCCGGTTTGTGTTCGTGTTAGCTGCTGTTGACAACATTGATGGACAGACGGGTTGTTCGACTATAG GCTGCTTGGGGAAAAGATTAGGACCAAGAATCTTGGGAAGAAGAGTACTCGAATCCACT GTGCCAGAAGTGATATATCAAGTACTGGAAGAACCTGTTGATCAAGGTGGAGTTCAATTAGGACCAGAAATTCCTCAAACTCTAGAAGATTTTATTGCAGAAATGAAGGATGAACGGCCTGATGCCAAAACTTTTGCTGTCAAGCTCAAAGCTATG GTCACACTCCTCGAACAGAGAACAAGAACAGCAAAAATCCAGGAATACCTGTATCGACATGTGGCATCGAGTAGCATACCTAAGCAGCTGCACTGCCTTGCTCTAAAACTAGCAAACGAGCACTCTATCAATGCCAATGCCCGCCTCCAACTTCCCTCAGCAGAATTAGTCCCTGCCCTCGTTGATAACTCATTCTTTCACTTTGTTCTTGCCTCTGACAACATCCTTGCCGCATCTGTTGTTGCATCATCCCTTGCTCACAACTCATTGCACCCTGAAAAGGTTGTCCTACATATAATAACAGACAGAAAGACCTATTATCCAATGCAGGCATGGTTCTCGCTCCATCCTTTAACACCCGCAATCATTGAGGTTAAAGCATTGCACCACTTTGATTGGTTTACAAAGGGGAAGGTCCCTGTCTTGGAAGCAATGGAGAAAGACCAAAAAGTACGCTCCCAGTTTAGGGGAGGATCATCAGCCATTGTGGCAAATAACACAGAGAAACCATATGTTATTGCTGCTAAGTTGCAGGCACTAAGCCCCAAGTACAATTCCGTGATGAATCACATTCGTATACATTTGCCAGAG TTGTTTCCAAGTCTTAACAAAGTAGTCTTCCTGGATGATGACATTGTGGTTCAAACTGATCTTTCACCGCTATGGGACATTGATATGAACGGGAAAGTGAATGGAGCTGTGGAAACATGTAGGGGAGAAGACAAATTTGTAATGTCAAAGAGATTCAAAAGCTATCTGAATTTTTCTCATCCTCTAATAGCAAATAGCTTTGATCCTAATGAATGTGCATGGGCCTACGGCATGAATATATTCGACCTAGAAGCTTggaggaaaacaaacataagcCGGACATACCATTTCTGGCTTGAAGAG AATCTGAAGTCGGACCTAAGTCTATGGCAGCTAGGAACCTTACCTCCAGGTCTCATAGCTTTCCATGGCCACGTCCACATTATCAATCCCTTTTGGCACATGCTGGGATTAGGGTACCAGGACAACACAACCATT
- the LOC105174815 gene encoding autophagy-related protein 18f isoform X2, producing MRNGGTGGDGGALVPRPGKGNNGIIPNSFKALSSYLKIVSSGASTVASTVRSAASAASAVVERDTETKHDQVSWAGFDKVELEGGITRQVLLLGFSYGFQVWDVEVADNVYNIVSRHDGAVSFMQMLPKPMVSKQSVDKFADRHPLLIICADASFSGGNNIQEGSGIPCNGSTQQCQESLDRSCVPTLVWFYSLRSQSYVHLLRFRSVVHLVRCSSRVVAVLQSSQIHCFDAASLEREYTVLTNPVATGSYGPGSIGFGPLAVGPRWMAYSGSQVVISNSGRVSPQCLDPSASFPCPSSRGNLVAHYAKESSKQLAAGIVTLGDMGYKKLSRYYSELLPEGSNCQSGATHGKVHGVANGHLIDADSVGMVIVRDIVGKTVIAQFRAHKSPILLLCFDPSGALLVTASVQGHTVNVFRIMPELSGGSSGATSRPSYVHLYRLQRGFTNAVIQDVSFSSDSQWIMVSSLRGTSHLFAIALSGGLVSFQSSDACVSPRNSGSIFMAKPAGWGSPNSGLQILTQQSICASGPPVTLSAVTRIKNGSNGWRNTVIGAAAAATGRMSSLSGVITSVFCNCKGNDICADNNSMKRNYYLLVFSPAGCVTQYALRISPAYNGSMSFPGASATCEFGIEGNARIMVESIQKWNICQKQNGRERENNVDMYAENGNSDCNKVYPESMKQENNVFLDILSTRTKEKISIEEKNQMYISEAELHMHQNQNPLWARSEIYFQSMLTDGSNMDEEGACNGETEIERVPIRMLEARSKDLVPVFDYIHAPKYQWGRCEVPYVVE from the exons ATGAGGAATGGTGGTACTGGTGGGGATGGTGGAGCTCTTGTGCCACGGCCGGGGAAGGGCAATAATGGGATCATTCCGAATTCGTTTAAGGCTCTTTCCAGTTACCTGAAGATTGTCTCATCTGGTGCCTCGACAGTTGCTTCCACTGTGAGGTCTGCTGCATCTGCGGCCTCGGCAGTTGTGGAGAGGGATACTGAAACTAAACATGATCAG GTATCCTGGGCTGGATTTGACAAAGTAGAGCTTGAAGGAGGCATCACACGGCAGGTACTCTTGCTGGGGTTCAGTTATGGGTTTCAGGTCTGGGATGTTGAAGTTGCTGACAATGTGTACAACATAGTCTCCAGGCATGATGGTGCAGTTTCCTTTATGCAAATGTTACCAAAACCCATGGTTTCAAAGCAATCTGTTGATAAGTTTGCAGACCGTCACCCGTTGCTGATTATTTGTGCTGATGCATCTTTCTCTGGAGGTAATAACATTCAGGAGGGGTCTGGTATTCCTTGTAATGGGTCCACCCAACAATGCCAAGAGTCTCTTGATCGTAGTTGTGTGCCTACTTTAGTTTGGTTTTATTCCTTGAGATCTCAATCATATGTACATCTATTAAGATTTCGATCAGTTGTCCATTTAGTCCGATGTAGCTCCCGGGTTGTTGCTGTATTACAATCATCTCAG ATACATTGTTTTGATGCTGCTTCGTTAGAGAGAGAGTATACGGTCCTTACAAATCCTGTCGCTACAGGATCTTATGGACCAGGAAGTATAGGCTTCGGGCCCTTGGCTGTGGGCCCCAGGTGGATGGCTTATAGTGGGAGTCAAGTTGTCATTTCGAATTCTGGGCGTGTGAGTCCACAATGTCTTGACCCCTCCGCTAGCTTTCCTTGTCCCAGTTCACGTGGAAATCTCGTTGCACATTATGCTAAAGAGTCAAGCAAGCAACTGGCTGCTGGTATTGTGACTTTAGGGGACATGGGGTATAAGAAGCTATCAAGGTATTACTCCGAGTTATTACCTGAAGGCAGCAACTGTCAGTCAGGGGCTACACATGGTAAAGTACATGGTGTTGCCAATGGACATTTGATAGATGCAGACAGCGTTGGAATG GTCATTGTCAGAGACATTGTTGGCAAAACTGTGATTGCACAGTTTAGGGCTCATAAAAGTCCCATTCTATTATTGTGCTTTGATCCCAGTGGTGCCCTCTTGGTGACAGCTTCAGTTCAAGGACACACTGTAAATGTTTTCCGTATAATGCCTGAACTTTCAGGAGGCTCGTCTGGAGCTACCTCTAGACCTTCTTATGTCCATCTTTACAGACTGCAACGTGGTTTCACAAATGCT GTTATCCAGGATGTAAGTTTTAGCAGTGATAGCCAATGGATTATGGTAAGTTCGTTAAGAGGGACAAGTCACCTTTTTGCTATTGCTCTGTCTGGGGGATTGGTTAGTTTCCAGTCCAGTGATGCTTGCGTTAGTCCCAGAAACAGTGGATCCATCTTCATGGCAAAGCCTGCAGGTTGGGGATCACCAAATTCAGGATTACAAATACTGACTCAACAGAGTATCTGTGCATCTGGCCCTCCAGTTACTCTCTCTGCAGTCACCCGAATAAAGAATGGAAGTAATGGTTGGCGAAACACTGTAATTGGTGCTGCAGCAGCTGCAACTGGGCGGATGAGTTCTCTCTCTGGTGTGATTACATCAGTGTTCTGCAACTGTAAAGGCAATGATATTTGTGCGGATAACAATTCTATGAAGAGAAACTACTACTTGCTTGTTTTCTCACCAGCTGGTTGTGTGACACAGTATGCTCTGCGTATTTCTCCTGCTTATAACGGATCGATGTCTTTTCCTGGAGCAAGTGCCACTTGTGAATTTGGTATCGAGGGCAATGCAAGAATAATGGTGGAGTCAATTCAAAAGTGGAATATTTGTCAAAAGCAAAATGGCAGGGAACGAGAAAATAATGTGGACATGTATGCAGAAAATGGAAATTCAGATTGCAATAAAGTATATCCTGAAAGCATGAAACAggaaaataatgtatttttggaCATTTTGAGTACAAGAACGAAAGAAAAGATTTCTATTGaagaaaagaatcaaatgTATATATCTGAAGCTGAGCTGCATATGCATCAGAACCAAAATCCATTATGGGCTAGATCAGAG ATATATTTCCAATCTATGCTGACTGATGGCTCTAATATGGACGAAGAAGGTGCTTGTAATGGAGAGACTGAAATTGAGAGAGTCCCAATCCGTATGCTTGAAGCAAGGTCCAAGGACTTGGTTCCAGtttttgattatattcatgctcCCAAATATCAATGGGGAAG GTGTGAAGTTCCATATGTAGTGGAGTGA
- the LOC105174815 gene encoding autophagy-related protein 18f isoform X1 — protein sequence MRNGGTGGDGGALVPRPGKGNNGIIPNSFKALSSYLKIVSSGASTVASTVRSAASAASAVVERDTETKHDQVSWAGFDKVELEGGITRQVLLLGFSYGFQVWDVEVADNVYNIVSRHDGAVSFMQMLPKPMVSKQSVDKFADRHPLLIICADASFSGGNNIQEGSGIPCNGSTQQCQESLDRSCVPTLVWFYSLRSQSYVHLLRFRSVVHLVRCSSRVVAVLQSSQIHCFDAASLEREYTVLTNPVATGSYGPGSIGFGPLAVGPRWMAYSGSQVVISNSGRVSPQCLDPSASFPCPSSRGNLVAHYAKESSKQLAAGIVTLGDMGYKKLSRYYSELLPEGSNCQSGATHGKVHGVANGHLIDADSVGMVIVRDIVGKTVIAQFRAHKSPILLLCFDPSGALLVTASVQGHTVNVFRIMPELSGGSSGATSRPSYVHLYRLQRGFTNAVIQDVSFSSDSQWIMVSSLRGTSHLFAIALSGGLVSFQSSDACVSPRNSGSIFMAKPAGWGSPNSGLQILTQQSICASGPPVTLSAVTRIKNGSNGWRNTVIGAAAAATGRMSSLSGVITSVFCNCKGNDICADNNSMKRNYYLLVFSPAGCVTQYALRISPAYNGSMSFPGASATCEFGIEGNARIMVESIQKWNICQKQNGRERENNVDMYAENGNSDCNKVYPESMKQENNVFLDILSTRTKEKISIEEKNQMYISEAELHMHQNQNPLWARSEIYFQSMLTDGSNMDEEGACNGETEIERVPIRMLEARSKDLVPVFDYIHAPKYQWGRTSAMKDNNNEQFEYQGSDASGNGRLASISNGVTIVNESNNSSNEPGQDGVLLSTETSGGFVNTKDSPVENAQLEAVNTIENSVIVEPT from the exons ATGAGGAATGGTGGTACTGGTGGGGATGGTGGAGCTCTTGTGCCACGGCCGGGGAAGGGCAATAATGGGATCATTCCGAATTCGTTTAAGGCTCTTTCCAGTTACCTGAAGATTGTCTCATCTGGTGCCTCGACAGTTGCTTCCACTGTGAGGTCTGCTGCATCTGCGGCCTCGGCAGTTGTGGAGAGGGATACTGAAACTAAACATGATCAG GTATCCTGGGCTGGATTTGACAAAGTAGAGCTTGAAGGAGGCATCACACGGCAGGTACTCTTGCTGGGGTTCAGTTATGGGTTTCAGGTCTGGGATGTTGAAGTTGCTGACAATGTGTACAACATAGTCTCCAGGCATGATGGTGCAGTTTCCTTTATGCAAATGTTACCAAAACCCATGGTTTCAAAGCAATCTGTTGATAAGTTTGCAGACCGTCACCCGTTGCTGATTATTTGTGCTGATGCATCTTTCTCTGGAGGTAATAACATTCAGGAGGGGTCTGGTATTCCTTGTAATGGGTCCACCCAACAATGCCAAGAGTCTCTTGATCGTAGTTGTGTGCCTACTTTAGTTTGGTTTTATTCCTTGAGATCTCAATCATATGTACATCTATTAAGATTTCGATCAGTTGTCCATTTAGTCCGATGTAGCTCCCGGGTTGTTGCTGTATTACAATCATCTCAG ATACATTGTTTTGATGCTGCTTCGTTAGAGAGAGAGTATACGGTCCTTACAAATCCTGTCGCTACAGGATCTTATGGACCAGGAAGTATAGGCTTCGGGCCCTTGGCTGTGGGCCCCAGGTGGATGGCTTATAGTGGGAGTCAAGTTGTCATTTCGAATTCTGGGCGTGTGAGTCCACAATGTCTTGACCCCTCCGCTAGCTTTCCTTGTCCCAGTTCACGTGGAAATCTCGTTGCACATTATGCTAAAGAGTCAAGCAAGCAACTGGCTGCTGGTATTGTGACTTTAGGGGACATGGGGTATAAGAAGCTATCAAGGTATTACTCCGAGTTATTACCTGAAGGCAGCAACTGTCAGTCAGGGGCTACACATGGTAAAGTACATGGTGTTGCCAATGGACATTTGATAGATGCAGACAGCGTTGGAATG GTCATTGTCAGAGACATTGTTGGCAAAACTGTGATTGCACAGTTTAGGGCTCATAAAAGTCCCATTCTATTATTGTGCTTTGATCCCAGTGGTGCCCTCTTGGTGACAGCTTCAGTTCAAGGACACACTGTAAATGTTTTCCGTATAATGCCTGAACTTTCAGGAGGCTCGTCTGGAGCTACCTCTAGACCTTCTTATGTCCATCTTTACAGACTGCAACGTGGTTTCACAAATGCT GTTATCCAGGATGTAAGTTTTAGCAGTGATAGCCAATGGATTATGGTAAGTTCGTTAAGAGGGACAAGTCACCTTTTTGCTATTGCTCTGTCTGGGGGATTGGTTAGTTTCCAGTCCAGTGATGCTTGCGTTAGTCCCAGAAACAGTGGATCCATCTTCATGGCAAAGCCTGCAGGTTGGGGATCACCAAATTCAGGATTACAAATACTGACTCAACAGAGTATCTGTGCATCTGGCCCTCCAGTTACTCTCTCTGCAGTCACCCGAATAAAGAATGGAAGTAATGGTTGGCGAAACACTGTAATTGGTGCTGCAGCAGCTGCAACTGGGCGGATGAGTTCTCTCTCTGGTGTGATTACATCAGTGTTCTGCAACTGTAAAGGCAATGATATTTGTGCGGATAACAATTCTATGAAGAGAAACTACTACTTGCTTGTTTTCTCACCAGCTGGTTGTGTGACACAGTATGCTCTGCGTATTTCTCCTGCTTATAACGGATCGATGTCTTTTCCTGGAGCAAGTGCCACTTGTGAATTTGGTATCGAGGGCAATGCAAGAATAATGGTGGAGTCAATTCAAAAGTGGAATATTTGTCAAAAGCAAAATGGCAGGGAACGAGAAAATAATGTGGACATGTATGCAGAAAATGGAAATTCAGATTGCAATAAAGTATATCCTGAAAGCATGAAACAggaaaataatgtatttttggaCATTTTGAGTACAAGAACGAAAGAAAAGATTTCTATTGaagaaaagaatcaaatgTATATATCTGAAGCTGAGCTGCATATGCATCAGAACCAAAATCCATTATGGGCTAGATCAGAG ATATATTTCCAATCTATGCTGACTGATGGCTCTAATATGGACGAAGAAGGTGCTTGTAATGGAGAGACTGAAATTGAGAGAGTCCCAATCCGTATGCTTGAAGCAAGGTCCAAGGACTTGGTTCCAGtttttgattatattcatgctcCCAAATATCAATGGGGAAG GACATCTGCTATGAAAGACAACAATAATGAGCAGTTTGAGTATCAGGGGTCTGATGCATCTGGGAATGGCAGGCTTGCCTCCATATCCAATGGTGTTACCATAGTGAATGAATCTAACAACAGTTCTAACGAACCAGGACAGGATGGTGTTTTGCTGTCCACGGAAACAAGTGGGGGCTTTGTGAATACTAAAGATTCCCCAGTGGAAAACGCTCAGCTTGAGGCTGTAAATACTATAGAGAACTCTGTGATAGTTGAGCCAACTTAG
- the LOC105174820 gene encoding polycomb group protein FERTILIZATION-INDEPENDENT ENDOSPERM isoform X2, producing MAKIPLGCEPVVGSLTPSKKREYRVTNRLQEGKRPIYAVVFNFIDSRYFNAFATAGGNRVTVYQCLEGGVIAVLQSYIDEDKDESFYTVSWACNIDGTPFLVAGGLNGIIRVIDTGSEKIYKDESVRLWNIHTGICILIFAGAGGHRNEVLSVDFHPSDIYRIASCGMDNTVKIWSMKEFWTYVEKSFTWTDLPSKFPTKYVQFPVFIASVHTNYVDCNRWIGDFILSKSVDNELVLWEPKMKEQSPGEGTVDILQKYPVPECDIWFIKFSCDFHYKAAAVGNREGKIYVWEVQSSPPVLVARLSHVQSKSPIRLTAMSFDGSTILCCCEDGTIWRWDVVASS from the exons ATGGCAAAGATTCCGTTGGGCTGCGAGCCGGTGGTGGGTTCACTAACGCCGTCGAAGAAGCGGGAGTATAGAGTGACCAACAGACTACAGGAAGGCAAACGCCCTATTTACGCCGTGGTTTTTAACTTCATCGACTCCCGTTACTTCAACGCCTTCGCCACCGCCGGTGGAAATCGC GTGACAGTATACCAGTGCCTAGAAGGTGGTGTTATAGCTGTGCTGCAGTCCTACATTGATGAAGAT AAAGATGAATCCTTTTACACTGTCAGTTGGGCTTGCAATATTGATGGAACTCCATTCTTGGTGGCTGGAGGACTTAATGGGATTATTCGTGTTATTGATACTGGCAGTGAGAAGATATACAAG GATGAATCTGTACGCCTGTGGAATATTCATACAGGGATATGCATCTTGATATTTGCTGGTGCTGGTGGGCATCGCAATGAAGTCCTTAGTGTG GACTTCCATCCTTCTGACATATACCGTATTGCAAGCTGTGGAATGGATAACACTGTCAAGATCTGGTCAATGAAAG AGTTTTGGACATACGTAGAGAAATCATTTACTTGGACAGATCTTCCTTCCAAGTTCCCAACAAAATATGTGCAGTTCCCA GTATTTATTGCATCAGTACATACAAATTACGTTGACTGCAACCGGTGGATTGGTGATTTCATACTCTCTAAG AGTGTTGATAATGAACTTGTATTATGGGAACCGAAGATGAAAGAACAATCTCCTGGAGAG GGCACAGTTGACATTCTTCAAAAATATCCTGTCCCAGAATGTGATATTTGGTTTATCAAGTTTTCCTGCGATTTCCATTACAAGGCAGCAGCAGTAG GGAACAGGGAGGGGAAGATATACGTGTGGGAAGTGCAATCCAGCCCTCCGGTTCTCGTTGCAAG ATTATCTCATGTTCAGTCGAAATCTCCAATTAGATTGACCGCCATGTCCTTTGACGGAAG CACCATCCTCTGCTGCTGTGAAGACGGAACAATATGGCGGTGGGACGTGGTAGCAAGTTCCTGA
- the LOC105174820 gene encoding polycomb group protein FERTILIZATION-INDEPENDENT ENDOSPERM isoform X1, with protein sequence MAKIPLGCEPVVGSLTPSKKREYRVTNRLQEGKRPIYAVVFNFIDSRYFNAFATAGGNRVTVYQCLEGGVIAVLQSYIDEDKDESFYTVSWACNIDGTPFLVAGGLNGIIRVIDTGSEKIYKSFVGHGDSINEIRTQPLKPSLVVSASKDESVRLWNIHTGICILIFAGAGGHRNEVLSVDFHPSDIYRIASCGMDNTVKIWSMKEFWTYVEKSFTWTDLPSKFPTKYVQFPVFIASVHTNYVDCNRWIGDFILSKSVDNELVLWEPKMKEQSPGEGTVDILQKYPVPECDIWFIKFSCDFHYKAAAVGNREGKIYVWEVQSSPPVLVARLSHVQSKSPIRLTAMSFDGSTILCCCEDGTIWRWDVVASS encoded by the exons ATGGCAAAGATTCCGTTGGGCTGCGAGCCGGTGGTGGGTTCACTAACGCCGTCGAAGAAGCGGGAGTATAGAGTGACCAACAGACTACAGGAAGGCAAACGCCCTATTTACGCCGTGGTTTTTAACTTCATCGACTCCCGTTACTTCAACGCCTTCGCCACCGCCGGTGGAAATCGC GTGACAGTATACCAGTGCCTAGAAGGTGGTGTTATAGCTGTGCTGCAGTCCTACATTGATGAAGAT AAAGATGAATCCTTTTACACTGTCAGTTGGGCTTGCAATATTGATGGAACTCCATTCTTGGTGGCTGGAGGACTTAATGGGATTATTCGTGTTATTGATACTGGCAGTGAGAAGATATACAAG AGTTTTGTTGGTCATGGAGATTCAATAAATGAAATTCGGACTCAGCCACTGAAACCATCCCTTGTTGTGTCAGCAAGCAAA GATGAATCTGTACGCCTGTGGAATATTCATACAGGGATATGCATCTTGATATTTGCTGGTGCTGGTGGGCATCGCAATGAAGTCCTTAGTGTG GACTTCCATCCTTCTGACATATACCGTATTGCAAGCTGTGGAATGGATAACACTGTCAAGATCTGGTCAATGAAAG AGTTTTGGACATACGTAGAGAAATCATTTACTTGGACAGATCTTCCTTCCAAGTTCCCAACAAAATATGTGCAGTTCCCA GTATTTATTGCATCAGTACATACAAATTACGTTGACTGCAACCGGTGGATTGGTGATTTCATACTCTCTAAG AGTGTTGATAATGAACTTGTATTATGGGAACCGAAGATGAAAGAACAATCTCCTGGAGAG GGCACAGTTGACATTCTTCAAAAATATCCTGTCCCAGAATGTGATATTTGGTTTATCAAGTTTTCCTGCGATTTCCATTACAAGGCAGCAGCAGTAG GGAACAGGGAGGGGAAGATATACGTGTGGGAAGTGCAATCCAGCCCTCCGGTTCTCGTTGCAAG ATTATCTCATGTTCAGTCGAAATCTCCAATTAGATTGACCGCCATGTCCTTTGACGGAAG CACCATCCTCTGCTGCTGTGAAGACGGAACAATATGGCGGTGGGACGTGGTAGCAAGTTCCTGA
- the LOC105174820 gene encoding polycomb group protein FERTILIZATION-INDEPENDENT ENDOSPERM isoform X3, whose product MAKIPLGCEPVVGSLTPSKKREYRVTNRLQEGKRPIYAVVFNFIDSRYFNAFATAGGNRVTVYQCLEGGVIAVLQSYIDEDKDESFYTVSWACNIDGTPFLVAGGLNGIIRVIDTGSEKIYKSFVGHGDSINEIRTQPLKPSLVVSASKDESVRLWNIHTGICILIFAGAGGHRNEVLSVDFHPSDIYRIASCGMDNTVKIWSMKEFWTYVEKSFTWTDLPSKFPTKYVQFPVFIASVHTNYVDCNRWIGDFILSKSVDNELVLWEPKMKEQSPGEGTVDILQKYPVPECDIWFIKFSCDFHYKAAAVGRGRYTCGKCNPALRFSLQDYLMFSRNLQLD is encoded by the exons ATGGCAAAGATTCCGTTGGGCTGCGAGCCGGTGGTGGGTTCACTAACGCCGTCGAAGAAGCGGGAGTATAGAGTGACCAACAGACTACAGGAAGGCAAACGCCCTATTTACGCCGTGGTTTTTAACTTCATCGACTCCCGTTACTTCAACGCCTTCGCCACCGCCGGTGGAAATCGC GTGACAGTATACCAGTGCCTAGAAGGTGGTGTTATAGCTGTGCTGCAGTCCTACATTGATGAAGAT AAAGATGAATCCTTTTACACTGTCAGTTGGGCTTGCAATATTGATGGAACTCCATTCTTGGTGGCTGGAGGACTTAATGGGATTATTCGTGTTATTGATACTGGCAGTGAGAAGATATACAAG AGTTTTGTTGGTCATGGAGATTCAATAAATGAAATTCGGACTCAGCCACTGAAACCATCCCTTGTTGTGTCAGCAAGCAAA GATGAATCTGTACGCCTGTGGAATATTCATACAGGGATATGCATCTTGATATTTGCTGGTGCTGGTGGGCATCGCAATGAAGTCCTTAGTGTG GACTTCCATCCTTCTGACATATACCGTATTGCAAGCTGTGGAATGGATAACACTGTCAAGATCTGGTCAATGAAAG AGTTTTGGACATACGTAGAGAAATCATTTACTTGGACAGATCTTCCTTCCAAGTTCCCAACAAAATATGTGCAGTTCCCA GTATTTATTGCATCAGTACATACAAATTACGTTGACTGCAACCGGTGGATTGGTGATTTCATACTCTCTAAG AGTGTTGATAATGAACTTGTATTATGGGAACCGAAGATGAAAGAACAATCTCCTGGAGAG GGCACAGTTGACATTCTTCAAAAATATCCTGTCCCAGAATGTGATATTTGGTTTATCAAGTTTTCCTGCGATTTCCATTACAAGGCAGCAGCAGTAG GGAGGGGAAGATATACGTGTGGGAAGTGCAATCCAGCCCTCCGGTTCTCGTTGCAAG ATTATCTCATGTTCAGTCGAAATCTCCAATTAGATTGA